TGAAAATTCTAACCGGAAAAGGGGAAATCCTGCGCAAAAAACTGCTGTACATCGATCTGCTCGACAACGAATTCACAACCTTTGAACTTTAAGGAGGACACCATGTTTACTGTAGCCATTCTAACCCTCAGCGATAAAGGCTCACGCGGAGAACGTGAGGATAAAAGCGGCCCGGTCATTGCCGGAATGCTGGACAAAGACCTGTACGAGGTGGTGCACACCGCCATCCTGCCCGACGAAAAACACATTATTGAAAGTAATTTAAAGTCTCTGTGCGACGCCATCGACCCGGTCAATCTCATTCTGACCACAGGCGGCACAGGCTTTTCACCCCGAGATGTTACCCCCGAGGCCACCATCTCGGTCTGTGACCGGCTGACGCCGGGCATTCCGGAAGCCATGCGCTATGAAAGCCTGAAGATCACGCCAAAGGCCATGCTGAGCCGGAGCGCCGCCGGTATCCGCGGGCGCACCCTCATCATCAACCTGCCCGGCAGCCCAAAGGCCGTCCGCGAAAACCTGGCCGCTATCCTGCCCGCGCTGGATCATGGGCTTGAAATGCTGCTGAGCTCAGGATCAGCCGACTGCGCCGCACCGGAAAAGTAAAGCTGCCTAGCCGTTGACCTCAACGTGCAGGTATCCCTGGCTGTAGTAGGGCAGCACATTCATGCCCAGCTCTTTGGCCGCCAGCGTCAGATCGCCCACCGCCACGCCCGGGCAGTACAGGTCTGCCGCGTAGCCACGTTTATGAAAGGACCAGCTTACACCGCCTACCTCCTCGTTCCGCGCCACGCAGCGCACACCCGAGGTAATGATGACCGGACAATCGAAAGTGCAACGCAACGCCTCTATTTTTTCAAGCAGCTCTGGATTCATGTCCACAGGCCAGCCATCGCAGCAGCCCGCGCAATCGCAGGCATATTCCGACATCAGAAAATGTGTGGACGCGCGAGGCTCCAGGTCTTCGGGCGGCGCTGGAATTTCCGGCGCAGATGGTGTATCTGCGCCCATCTCCTCCGCAGGCCGGGGTACTGGATTTACCGGCTCCGCCGGCGCTGATACCTCTGGCGCCGACTTTGGCATGCCCTGAAAATTTGCGAAAAACACCGCGCTGGTAACAACGACCAGCACGGCGGCCAGTGTGATAAAAATACGTTTATAAAATTTTTTCATATAATCCCCCTCCTCTCCCTGTGTGGAAGGTGGAAAGTTGAAGTTGGAAGGTTCATGACCCCTTTGGCTGCCGCCAAAGCCATTAAAAATGCGGCCACGGGCCGCATTCAATCAAATCTGCCAGGAGCAGATTTGCACCTGAACTATCCACTTTCACCTTTCAACTAGACAAGCCTCTTTTTAAACTTTGTCTCTTTATGATAAAGTTTTTGGACACTCTGAAAAGGGGCTTTCGCCCCCTTTTTATTCCGCATCCTCAATGACCACATCGGTTTTAGTGGTATCGACGCGCACAGCTCCGGTTACCTTGGCCAGAGCGAAGCCCTCAGGCTCAAAAGCGCCCAAATCAACAATGGCCTGTGCCCCTGTCCTGATCTCCGTGTCTGTAATCCCCTCTTTGTAATCCGGAATGGTCATTTTATATTCCTTCCCGTCTGTACGCTGAAAATAAATGGATAAATCCTTGCTGGTTGTTGGCATTTTTTAATCTCCTTCTTATTTTTAATTTTGATGCCTGCTTGCGGCACGACGAGGACGTCGTGCCCTACCTTTAGGCTTTAGGGAACCACGCCCACGGGGTCTGCCCCCGAGGCTTGACGCCTTATGGTCAAGCCGAAGCGGGTATGGTTCCTCGCCCATTAATTTTTAATTGTGGAAGTCCACTACGCCACTTCCACCAAATCCTCTGCTGTCACCTTTACCTGCTTTTCCCTGATAGGCTCCTGCATGCCGGTAATGGCTTTGGCAGTGCCTAAAAAGGCATCGTCCGTTACACTAGTCTTGACATCGCCGTAGGTTTTGCTTCCTTTGACGATTTTTCCATCCCTCTCTCCATAATTGACGGTGATCTTCATTCCCACCGATTCCACGCTTTTCTGAATGGTTGCCATGTTGTTTTCCTCCTGTGTTAGATTCCGGCAGCGCTGCCTTACACCTTACAATATGGCAAATTTCCAAAACACCCAACCCGGATTTAAGTTTTATTTAAGTTTTCTAAACACCATAGGCTTTGCGCAGGCCCTTCATGGCTTTATTCAGGGTCTTCGCCACACACTGCTCGCTGACGCCGCGGTCCCTTGCGATGGCCCGGTAGGTCTGCCCCCTGTAATAGTGGGCTTCAATGCACTCCTTCTGGGCCTTTGGCAGCTGTGCCACCCGCAGCTTTAAAAAAGCCCGGTGGCGGTCTTCTCTTTTTTCCCTCGCGCACCGTCTTTCATCGGTCTCTGCGCTCTCCTCAGCCGGCAGCGCTTCTGCCAGGCTCGCGCCCTCCGCTGTTTCTACATCCAGCGAAAACGCCGCCTGAACCGAGGTTCCCGGTCGTTTTTTGGCGCTCTGGACAAAGGCGTAAAAGAGCTGTTTTTTGATATAGGCTGGAAAATAACCGGGCTGCTCTGATTTAAAATCCTTTAAACGCTCCATAAAAAGGACGCAGGCCTCCTGATAGGCATCTTCCAGCTGGGCTTTATCGTAAACATACTCGCTAATGGTGGCTAAAATCAGCGGTTTAAAGGTCAGCAGCAGCGTTTCCGCTGCCGCCTTGCTTCCCGCCTGAGCCCTTGTGACCAACACACCGATCTCTGCGTATTTTTTACTCAAACACACCCTCCTTTACTCGCCCTCGCAAATGGATACAATCTCCAAAACAGCCTCGGGGAAATGATCCTCCACCGCGCCAGCTTCCTCGTAAAAGAAATCCTCAGCCTCCTCGCGGCTCCTGGCCGGCAGCACCTTGCGCACCCGGCAGGCCGCTTCCACTGTGTAGGGTCTTATCCGCCCTGTGCAGGGTCTTCCTGCTCCGTATCGATTTGTGTACAAACGCACCTCCTGAATTAATAAAGATTAATATATAATATTATTTATAATATTACTAATGGCGGACACCTGTGTCCGCCATGTTGCCGCAATATGGCTCTTTTTGTCCACATTGCGGTCATATCTGGCCGCTTTACCCTATCCGGCGTACTTATCCACAAGGCCAAAAACCGACACTGTTTCATCCGCCAGATTCTTCAGGCGTGTGGGCGCCACGTTATCGGCAAAGGGAACCAGGGTATAAAGTCCCTTGCGCCGGTTTTTAACCGCCTTCTGATATTTCAGCCGCCCGGCGTCTACCAGCTCCTTGCGGTAGCGGCGGATATTGCGTTCGCTCCGCCCAAAGAAGTGCTCGATGCCCTCTGGCCGCACAAAGAACTCCACCCGCCACAGCCACCGTCCATCAATGGACGGCAGCGCGCAGCAGTTGCACCGGTAAAGCAGGTAAATCCAAAGCGCCACGGCTCCCTCCGAAAGCTTTCGGTCTGCAGGCAGATCGGATTGCCATTCGATGAAAGCCTCCAGCTCCGAAAAAAAGTTCATGAGGCCCCTCAGGCAGCTGCTGTTTGCAAAAGGCGCTCTTCCACTATTTCGAGCCGCGTTTCAAGCTCCTGATTTTTAATGACCTGGAAAGCCAGAGCGCTTGAGAGCATCCGGATGGCCTCCTCCATATTCTCTTTTTCCTCCTGATCCTTGTGGGTGTTTTCACTTTCAGGCAGCATGATCCGGGCTGTGTCAATCTCACGCCGTATCACGGGGATCACACAGGTTTCAAGGTATCGCCTAAACCCTGTGGCCGCCTTATGATCATGGTGTTTTAACAGAGCCCAAACCCCCTCCTCACTGATCAGCAGCATTTTGTGCATACGCCCGCCGCTATTCTTAATCAATCGTTTCTGTACCGCTGACGCCGGCAGTTTTTTCAAAAATCTGTGATAGTTTTTACAGCCCATGTAACTGCCGATTTCTTTCAGGACAAAATAGCTCTGACTGCCCTCCTCGTAAAGATCGGTATATACTCGCAGTTTATGAGAATCACTTCCAAAACACTGTTCCAAAGTTGCTAAAATGGGGTTGTTCATCTTGTTCTACCTCCGGTTATTATACATTCAATAAAGACAGGCCGCCGAAAAAACGCTTTGCCATCTGCGGCATCCATTTAAAATAAGTCCGGCTGATCCACTTCCAATCATTGCTAAAGAAACGCATCCGCTCCTCGGCTTCAGCCTTTTCAAAGCCCACAAGGGCCATCCGCCGCACGCCGTCAGCCGTCATGTAAAAGTCTCGGGGGCCATTATCCCGCCGAGGCACCAGCATCTGGAGAAAATCCTGCTTTTTGATATGTTTAAGCAGAAACATTTCTGTTTCATGGAACTCAAAGCCAAAAACATTCCCCATGTCGTGTACATTGTAGAGCAGCGGATCCTCGATGAGCCAAATATTGTTCAGCCAGATCATTCGCACCTCCTTGAAATCTGGCGTCTGTGCCCTGAGCAGACGCTTTTCAATATCGCTCATTTCCCGCTCGATTTTGCGGCTCACAAAGGGCTCTCCCTCCTTGTGAAAGCATCGGCATTGCCCCTGCACGTCTAAAAAGCGGCAGTACAACCCACAGTGTGTTTCATCTGCCCGGTAAGCGCATTCTTTGCAGCCCTCAGACATCTGCTTTAAATCATACCAGGGCTCTTCATAAAACACATTTCTTTTTAAATCTTCGTTCATACCATTTCCTTTCGGTTACTTTCGCCAGCGCTGACGTTAGGTTTAATTATAGTGTTTTTTTGAGAAAGAGCATCTCGCCTCCAGGGGATGATAAGCAGTAAAAAAACATAAAACGCCGCGTTTTATGCCTTTTTATGGCAATATTTTTCTCTTTAAAGTTTAAAAATTATCGTTTTTTTAAACCATTGTAAACCTCTGTATTTCTGAGGAACAATTATTTATTTTATGCGCTTCCGGTAAAACCGAAAAAGCTTCGTTGGGAGACGCTGCTTGATGATGCCACTCAAGGCATACACTTTGAATCCCGCAGTTTTTACAGTGCAGCCATTCTCCGTAAACCGGCCAGTGCCGCTCGATAAACATTTCTCGGACGCGCCAGCCCTCGTCCAGCTTTTCCTGCACTCTGCCAGGCCTCTGCCGATAAGGGATCACAAGGCCCGGAGCTGTGACCAGCGCTCTGGCCCTGCGGTCATGCCCCCTGTATACCGCGTGCCAGTTAAGATAGCTGAACTGTTTTGCGCTCACCCAAGGCACATCCACCCTGACAGGAATATACTCAAGCCCCGCCCCCAGAAAAATGACGTTGTTGCTTTTCTTGCCCACCAGCCCCATGGTAGTCTTTCGCCGTCTTGCCATGTTCATATCCAGATACTCCCCGATACAGTCCAGAAAATAGCTGGTCTCCACCGGGATGATAAAGGCCTGTCCATCCCCATACAGCACCACCGTGCCGCTTCCCTTTGCCTCACAGCACCGCAAAAGCCCCAGCGGCGCGCCCGAAAACCGCAAAATCTTGCCGATGTTCTCATCTGTCAGCCTGACCTGCCCATTGTCGAAGCCCATGGGAAGGGATTCGTATTTTAATTCTGTTATCGATTTCATTTTTTGTTTTAAATACTCCTTTTTATTATTATTTCATTCCAACATGACCGTCCATACATTTCCAACCCCATCATCCTGGTGCAGGCACCAAGGGAATCACCGCCTTTCTGAATGCTTTTGACAAAAAGATAAAACCGGCATGCTGAGCGCGAATGCGCCCGCATGCCGGTTGATTGGGGATGTGTCCCGGAAACCATCTATTTGTTTTTTGTATTGCTTTATTTTTTTGACTATATTAATCCTCTTTACGCCATACGAATTTATTAATAACATTTGTATAGCTTTGAATAATTTTCACCACTTTCGTACTTACCAGTTCTTCCAGATCTTTCAATTGCCTCCAAGTTCTCATGAAGCACCTCTGCCATGGGTGAGCCGGTCACATAAGTGCACTCCTTTGGCAGTCCGCATTCTGCTAGATAATGGCTTGCATGTTCGGAATACGCAAGACTTACATCAGAAATTATATCCACGATCCGGCGATTTGTTTCTTCCGGCAGGCACTCATCCTCACAACGATTTCCGGCTTTCATATGAAAAATCGTAATATGAAGACGCTTCGCTGCTATAGCTGACAGACAGGAATTGGTGTCTCACAAAATCAGCAGCTTGTAAGAGCAGTTGATGATATTGCTAACTATTGCTCTAAGATCATCTTCCACTGCATCCATATAAACTTCCGGATCAGCAAGTTTCTGATCATGGAAACACACACCATTCAGATTATAATCATAATTCTAGCCTGTATGAGCAAGAACACAACCAAAATATTTTCTGCACTTATTAATTGTTGATGAGAAATGAATAATTTCCGGGAGAGTGCCGACGATGATGAGTATCTTTAATTTTCCATTCTCCTGTCATTTAACATTTGAATAAACTGTTCTTATTTTTGTATTCATTCCTGTACATCCACTGGCTCAAAAATGTATCTGAATGTTCCGGGTCAAACTGCTCATTGGCCCACATAACAGTAACCAAGTCCTGGGTATCCGAAAGATTAATGATATTATGAGTATATCCTGAAAGCACATGAATAGCCTCCATCTTCTCCCCGTAAACCTCAAATTCCATTATGGGATACTTTATCACTCAACTTTCTTTTTAATTATTTTTTTTATCATCTGAATAACCCATAATACAGCCATATATATTAAAACACCAACCACAACTTTTACAACTAATACGAATATTCTTGAATTATTGTATAACGTAAAATTATAGATTACTATATACATAATAATTCCTGCACTAAAATATGGTATGATATCAAAAATATATTTTATTAAATTTATTTTTTTTCTCACAAAAAAACATTGTATTACACAAACGGAAGCTTCCGCACAGAGCGTACCTATTCCAGCACCAACAGATTGCAACTTTGATATTAACATTAGATTAATAAAAAAATTAACAACTGCTCCAATTACAATTGAAATGGTGTATACCATATCTAATTTATAGGGTATTAAGTATTGTGTTCTAATCACATTGGCAATAGCAAGAAAAAAACAACTCGGAATTAACACCTGAAATATTAGAATACATTTTTCAAATCCCTCTCCATAAAAAATTGGTACAAACTCTTTAGCAACTGACATAATACCAAATCCCATAGATGCCGATAAAAACGAAGCAAAAATTAGTGATTTTCTTAGGTACTTCTCACTCTCACTTTTTTCATTATTGGCAAGTAAATAAGATATTCTTGGTAGCATAACCGTTCCCAGTGAATTAATCAATGCTATCGGAACCTGAATAACTCGTTCACTACTTTCATAGTATCCTACTTCTGTTTTTGAAACCATAGAACCGAGCATTATTTTATCCATTATCTTATATAAGCTTACGGCTAAAACAGGTATAAATAAAACTATGTTCGGTTTAATATGTTGCATGATATCCTGCAAACAAACTTTGCATTTTTCTATGTAGTTTCGTATAACTGTCCAAAGAATAATTTGCGAAAGTAATTGACTTAACACATATATCAACGCATACAAATAAATATCCGATGGTTTTTTCACTAAAGTAAAGATTCCTATTACAGTAAAAATCTTTACAAACGCATTTCTAATTGTTGTCAACTTAAATTGCTCCATTCCAAAAAAGAACCAATTTATGTCAAACGTCGAGGCAATTATGTAAAGTATCATAATCCAACTAACTAATTTTTCATCACTGAAAAACAAAACGTATATCGAATATAGAACTATCATGAAACTTCCACAGCACAATTGGAATAAGTATATACTCCAAAATGTTTTGGATCTTTTTTCCTCATCGTTTCTGACTGCAGCTATGCTTCTATTTCCATAATTATTGACACCTAACATTGCAAATAAGCCAAAATAGTATACGATTGAAAACGCATAAGAGAACACACCTATTTTGTCCGCCCCCAATACTCTCGACAAATATGGTGTAGTAATCAATGGTACAATTATTGCTAGTACCTGGTAAATTGTATTGTATATAAAATTACTTTTTATAGATTGTCCTTTGATTTTTAACATATTTTCCTTCCAAATAAAATATTATCTTGTTGAATACTATAATCAAATAGGTCTCTGTTATCATAGTCATAAAAAAAACAAAAAGTATTCTCAAGAACTCATTATTCACGAATTTCACAAAAATAATATTGTATGTTTGATAGATTAGTAGTATTGCATGCGTGAGCATAATTATCAAAGAATTGCGTCCCCAAAGAGTTAGTATTTTTTTCATGTATAGAGCTTTTTTCTCAATAAATTTTGATATGCCAATAATAAAAAAAGTGCCTAATATAGAGAAAATATAGTACAAAACTATGTTTCCAAAGCGAAGGTTATTTAAATCTACATTTCCATTGATAAATGCCAGTACCGAGCCAATACCTATATATATAATTTTTGAATTAAATAAATTGCTTTTTTCAAAATAGTAACCAATTATTGAAAAAGAACTCGCAATAGAACACCTTATTAGCAGTACCCCAAATAATATAGGATAACTATCAATTTGAAGAATATTATTCCATTCTATTGAAACAGCAAAGTAAATAGCAACTGCTAATGCAGTAATATAGATTGGAAGTACAATACGCCTATATTTTACGACTATATATAAAACAATTTCAGTTATCGAAAATACAGGAAGAAACCATAACACACCTTCTCCATTAAAAGAAATAATATGTAAAACAAAGGTTTTAATTTCATTAGCATTATACATTCCTAATCTCGCTTGGAGTAATACTCTAGCAAAAAAAATAAGGCTGAATACTAGATATAAGATATATATACTTTTTTGCTTTATTACGACATCTTTTAAAGAATAATTATTATCTTCAAATTTATATTTTGCTTTTAGCAACCCATTAATTATAAAGAAGCCACAAACATGAAAGGAATATATCCATGTTTGTAGGTGATTAGCATTATCTGAAATAACATGTCCTAAAACAATTAATGCAATTAGTATTCCTTTTGTAATGTCTATCCATTCTACTCTTTTATGCAATTTAATACCCTATCTTTCTCAAACCTTATTCTGTTTTCTATTATTATCAGCGATAAGTAAACATGAAATAATTACTAATGCATTTATTCCTGCAATTATGTAATTATATGTGCCCATAGCAATAATAAATGTCAAAAAGGAAGCAGTATACGTTCTTTTTGTATTGTCTTTTTCGTTCATTCGTTTAAATGAATATCCTATCAGAATACCAAAAACTAATGAAAATATAAAACATCCTAAATACCCTCCAGAGTTCATAAATTCGAAGTATATTGTGTAAAACGCATTGTAGTGTGTTGAAGAACCTATATTATAACCTTGCCCTAAATATGTACTTACAACATCGTGATTAAATTTCATTCCAAACACTGAAAGTACGTATTCAATTAAAAGTCCAAAACCACCCAAATACTTCAAAATTATTGGAGAATCAATTAATCTCTGTCCGGCATTGTATTGTTCAAAGAATTGAGAAAACATATAATTCGATCCTGAGAAATCGACAACAAAACTATCTATGGTATTTTGTATTACACTTTTCTCACTATTACTAGATCTAAAACTAAATATCATCAATACGGCTACTCCAATAATTACAATAGCTCTTTTTAAAATTTTTTTTTGCGTTTTAGAAAGCTTTATTTTTGAATATCCTAAAAATATCAGCATAAAAACAACAATTTTTAAAAATTCAATCCTGCTTTGCATAATAATGATATATAAAATAAAATTTAAAACTGATAACATTGGTAACCTCTGATGCGTCTTTAATAACAATGCAAAGCTAAATGTTAAATCAAAAAAAGCAAAACCTCTTACAAAATATTGATAAATATAATAAATAACACTGTTAAAATAAATCTGTGTATAGTCTGTCCCGCCAAAAGCGATACTATAACTAATATTCCGAACATTAGTTAATAGTAGTCTACCTGTTATTACACATATAATCATATTAAATAGTATTGCGATACTTATCAGAAAGGAAATACGTCTTAACCAAACAAACATTCTGCACGAATCAAATTTAATACTTTTATTATTTTTTCGGCTAATCTTAATTTCCTTTAATCCATATCCCAGAATTATAGCTACATCTATAATTATAATATTTATTTGTATAAAATATGATGAGTCAAATGAAGGTATGTACTGATCAAGATATCCTATTCTACCAACAATCATCCAAACCAGAAAAATCACATTGATAATCGATATGGGATTAACGATTTTTTTCCATACATGATATGAAATAACAATAAATAAGACTAGTGAAAAATCAAATATTATAAAAAAACACATATCTCCTGTCTCCCAGCTCTATCTAAATTTGTATGTATCTCTGCCAAAAATAATCAAATTAGCTAATTTACTTTGTCTTACAATTGCTATTATCAAAGGACACAATATACCTACACATAATGTTAACATTATAGAATTAACAATTCCGTTCATCGAGAATAAAACAAATGCTTTATTGATATCAAATGCATTCATTAAAAATGAATGTACATAGTATATTTCTAAAGTAAATATTCCTATTTTTTCTAACAACTTAAATCTTTTTTTTATATGAATATAATGTGCGAAATTTAAGAAAAAAATAATTCCAGTTAGCGCTAGTATAAACCTAATTGCAATGGACAACGTATTATCTGGCATAGCCATTATTTTAAACATATATCCACCAAAAAAGTAAACACACATAGAAATTAATAGTAAACTATTATTAATTTTATTATATATTAACAAAATTTGATCCTGATAATTCATAAATAAATACCCTGCTATATAATAAACACTATAATATACTATTAATTTACAGCCTAAAAAATTAATATTGACAACTATCCCTATAAATAGTAATAGTCCAACCAAAACAAAATATATTACACAAAACAGCATAAGTCTAAACACTATCATGTTCCTTATTTTTCTTGAAATCACATATGCAATTATAGAAAATAAATTTAACATCCAAATCGCAAATAAATACCACAAACTCTGTGATATATTAAAAAAAACACCATATATTGAATTTATGCCATCATATTGTTGATAAAAAAACAGTCTAAAAATAATATAGAAACTTAAAAAAGGTATAATATAACCCTTAGAGATTTTTTTCATCTTATTTATAACACTAAATTCAGTATCATAACAATTTAATTTAGGCAAACAAAAATAGCCTGAAATAGCAATAAACAATGGCATCTCTATAATCGCCATAAGATTACACAAATAATCTGTATCACTATTTTGCGCTGCAATTTGGAAAATGTGTCTAAGAACAACAATTAATATCAGAAGTCCTTTCAACATATCCAAATAACTGTTTCTTTTCTTAGTATTTTCCATTATTTAACGCACCTTTTTTTATTTAAATATTTTTTAACTGGTCTTTCAAAACCAAATTCATAATCGAATAGTTTTTTTGTATAATTTCTAATATTCAAAGTAATCATCTGAGCGTTTTTATTTAAATAAATTTTTTCATAAAATTTAATTATAGCATCTATCTCTATATCCGAATCATCTGCAGGTAATTTTAAATAATAAGGAAAATCTGTTAGACTATCTAATTCAGTTTTTACCGCTGAAACAACTGGTATACCTCTTGCAACATATTCTTTACTTTTTAATGAGCTATTATATAATATTCCTGATCTATGTCTTCCTAATGCATCTACCGCTATATCAGTTTCATTAAAGATTTTTGTAAGTTCATCCCCTGATTTAGGTCCATGAAATATAATTCTTCGATCGTTATCTGCTAATATTTTTAAATTTTTAAGTTCTTGTCCAGCTCCAACAACATTAAGAACGACCACGTAGTCGCCATGATAATTCAAAATTCCTTTGACAATTCTATCAACGCCGTGCCAGTACATAAGATTTGCAACAAATGTTAGCCTTATATAGTTAGGAATAACTTGATATGATAAACTTCTGCTCTCAATCATATCATATTCAACGCAATTTGAAGCATTAATGCAATCAATACCCCAAATTTGTTTATCATTTGAATATGTCATTATTTTATCTATCACACGATTCATTTTCTTTTCACAAATAATACTTTTAACTATTAAAATTTTTGACAGCCCTTGATACTCTTTATGAAATGGATACGTTGGTATTTCAAGTATTATTACAATATCCTTATATTCTTTTTTAATCTTACTTAATAATTGATAAAAAGCGTTCGTAAGAGTGGGTCTTCTTATATAAATGTAATCAGTATTTGAGTCAATGTAATCTAATAGTTTATATCTTTCAATTTCTCTTCTGCTTTTAATCAACGGACATATGAATAATATATCATCTAACAAGCTTCTTTCTGGATTAATACTTAAAACGCTCAAATTCCCAATTTTTCTTAAATATTTAATTTGACTTATAACTTTTTTTTCAATACCATATTGTTTTGCTTTATCTAACTCTAATCCCTCAGCAAAAAAAACACCTTTCATAATTTAAATTCCTCACTTATTATTTATCACTTGCAAACTTAAATCCTAATTTAATCAATACCAGCTTTAATTTGATAAGCATTCTTGCCGGAATTACTGATTCTATAATAGCAACTGCACGAAAAAACAAATATCTTTTCAAGGAAATACATTCGCGATTTGTTAAGTCCAAAAGTTTTTCTTCTTTTAAAAATTTGTAACTATCTCTTAGCCACTTACCTTGATACACTCCATGCTTAAACGAAAAAATATTCTTTTGTAAAACGTAATAATTAGGAATACAATGCCCTTGTTTTCCGTAATGACTTTGGTTTAAAAAATACTCTTCAAATTGCATATCACTTGTAAATTTAGATAGTGTATTTGAAATAAACTTATTATCAAAAGCAAATGCTGCGAAATTTACTCCGTATCTTTCATCACAATATATATTTCTTATTAAGTCTCTATTAGTATAGGAGGATTTTCTCGGATATAGATTACAGTATTCAATATCATTTTCATGTAATTCTTTTATAAATAATTGAATCTGTTCTTCATCTATTTTGTCCGAAATCAAAGAATCTGCCAGAATACTCATATAATAATTATTTTCAACTGTTTTTGCAGCAGATATAATACATTGCACCAAATTTGATTTTTTACCCCAATACAATAATTTAACATTGTCAGATTTATTAAAATCTTCTGGCTTTTCTCCAAAAACTGAAATAATTACATTAAATCTGCAGTTTAGCCAGTTTTTCTCTAATAGTTTTAAAAAGATTTTACATACATCCATATAATTGCTATGTGATGGGATGATTATTGTTACTGATTCATTCACATTTTGCATAATTCACCTAGCCAATTTTCAAATTCATAGTTTTCCTTTACAGAATATGGAATATTTGTAATACTTTTTTTGATAAATAATTCTATTTCCCTCATATCAACATTATTAAAATCAACAATCATTATATTCTCCTTAATCAATTCATATATATTTAATGCTTTTATTGCGATGTTATTTGTTATTAATTTTTTATCATAAAAAAGTGCTTCTAACACACGTAAATTAATCGATTCATGAAAATCCGGATCAAAATCTACAATAACCTTAGAATCATACAATTCCATTAGATAATCTTTATAATCAATAAACTTTTTTGTTCCAATTTCCCCGTCATAATCCAAAATCTTGAAATTACAAATATATTTGGATTTCAATTGTTCGTATAATACAAAAATGTC
The DNA window shown above is from Eubacterium limosum and carries:
- a CDS encoding O-antigen polymerase; translated protein: MCFFIIFDFSLVLFIVISYHVWKKIVNPISIINVIFLVWMIVGRIGYLDQYIPSFDSSYFIQINIIIIDVAIILGYGLKEIKISRKNNKSIKFDSCRMFVWLRRISFLISIAILFNMIICVITGRLLLTNVRNISYSIAFGGTDYTQIYFNSVIYYIYQYFVRGFAFFDLTFSFALLLKTHQRLPMLSVLNFILYIIIMQSRIEFLKIVVFMLIFLGYSKIKLSKTQKKILKRAIVIIGVAVLMIFSFRSSNSEKSVIQNTIDSFVVDFSGSNYMFSQFFEQYNAGQRLIDSPIILKYLGGFGLLIEYVLSVFGMKFNHDVVSTYLGQGYNIGSSTHYNAFYTIYFEFMNSGGYLGCFIFSLVFGILIGYSFKRMNEKDNTKRTYTASFLTFIIAMGTYNYIIAGINALVIISCLLIADNNRKQNKV
- a CDS encoding acyltransferase family protein, which translates into the protein MENTKKRNSYLDMLKGLLILIVVLRHIFQIAAQNSDTDYLCNLMAIIEMPLFIAISGYFCLPKLNCYDTEFSVINKMKKISKGYIIPFLSFYIIFRLFFYQQYDGINSIYGVFFNISQSLWYLFAIWMLNLFSIIAYVISRKIRNMIVFRLMLFCVIYFVLVGLLLFIGIVVNINFLGCKLIVYYSVYYIAGYLFMNYQDQILLIYNKINNSLLLISMCVYFFGGYMFKIMAMPDNTLSIAIRFILALTGIIFFLNFAHYIHIKKRFKLLEKIGIFTLEIYYVHSFLMNAFDINKAFVLFSMNGIVNSIMLTLCVGILCPLIIAIVRQSKLANLIIFGRDTYKFR
- a CDS encoding glycosyltransferase, with protein sequence MKGVFFAEGLELDKAKQYGIEKKVISQIKYLRKIGNLSVLSINPERSLLDDILFICPLIKSRREIERYKLLDYIDSNTDYIYIRRPTLTNAFYQLLSKIKKEYKDIVIILEIPTYPFHKEYQGLSKILIVKSIICEKKMNRVIDKIMTYSNDKQIWGIDCINASNCVEYDMIESRSLSYQVIPNYIRLTFVANLMYWHGVDRIVKGILNYHGDYVVVLNVVGAGQELKNLKILADNDRRIIFHGPKSGDELTKIFNETDIAVDALGRHRSGILYNSSLKSKEYVARGIPVVSAVKTELDSLTDFPYYLKLPADDSDIEIDAIIKFYEKIYLNKNAQMITLNIRNYTKKLFDYEFGFERPVKKYLNKKRCVK